Proteins found in one Microcella daejeonensis genomic segment:
- a CDS encoding NADPH:quinone reductase, with the protein MRAVVYSQPGPSSVLELTEREPAAPGPDEVRVRVAVSGVNPTDWKARAGKPVEVAEMVPNQDGAGVVDAVGSGVDGLTVGDRVWLFLAAHERPTGTAQEFTVVPASRVVRLPEGIGFDVAASLGVPAMTAHRALTVHEFGPTRLSPGALDGRTVLVQGGAGAVGHAAIQLAVWAGATVIATVSSDDKAELARAAGAHHVLHYPDAELAARVLALAPAGVDHVVEVAPAQNAALDVEVLANHGSIAYYANNNGDEFTAPIVASFAKNARWQGLLLYTVGPEPLAAAADDITAALEAGALPVGAEAGLPITWFPLEETASAHDAVEAGVTGKVLIRVADDLV; encoded by the coding sequence ATGCGTGCAGTCGTCTACTCCCAGCCCGGCCCGTCGTCCGTTCTCGAGCTCACCGAGCGGGAGCCGGCCGCGCCCGGCCCGGACGAGGTGCGGGTGCGGGTCGCCGTGTCGGGCGTCAACCCCACCGACTGGAAGGCCCGCGCGGGCAAGCCGGTCGAGGTCGCCGAGATGGTGCCGAACCAGGACGGCGCGGGCGTCGTCGATGCCGTCGGCTCGGGCGTCGACGGTCTGACGGTCGGCGATCGCGTGTGGCTGTTCCTCGCCGCCCACGAGCGCCCGACGGGCACGGCGCAGGAGTTCACCGTCGTGCCGGCGAGCCGCGTCGTGCGACTGCCCGAGGGCATCGGGTTCGACGTCGCTGCGAGCCTGGGCGTTCCCGCCATGACCGCGCACCGCGCGCTCACCGTGCACGAGTTCGGCCCGACGCGCCTCTCCCCCGGCGCCCTCGACGGCCGCACGGTGCTCGTGCAGGGCGGAGCGGGAGCCGTCGGCCACGCCGCGATCCAACTGGCGGTCTGGGCGGGAGCGACCGTGATCGCCACGGTCAGCAGCGACGACAAGGCCGAGCTCGCCCGCGCCGCCGGCGCCCATCACGTGCTGCACTACCCGGACGCGGAGCTCGCGGCCCGCGTGCTCGCCCTCGCACCCGCCGGCGTCGACCACGTCGTCGAGGTCGCCCCCGCGCAGAACGCCGCCCTCGACGTCGAGGTGCTCGCCAACCACGGCAGCATCGCCTACTACGCGAACAACAACGGCGACGAGTTCACCGCTCCGATCGTGGCCAGCTTCGCCAAGAACGCCCGCTGGCAGGGGCTGCTGCTCTACACCGTCGGGCCCGAGCCTCTCGCGGCCGCCGCGGACGACATCACCGCCGCGCTCGAGGCCGGCGCTCTTCCCGTGGGCGCGGAGGCGGGGCTGCCGATCACGTGGTTCCCGCTCGAGGAGACGGCATCGGCGCACGATGCGGTCGAGGCCGGGGTCACCGGCAAGGTGCTCATCCGCGTCGCGGACGACCTGGTCTGA
- a CDS encoding diacylglycerol/lipid kinase family protein: MSPDQTSSGAHVAVIFNPVKVDIDELRAEVALAEEEAGWNATLWLETSVDDPGQGMAKEAIASGASVVLAAGGDGTVRAVAEGMMNSGVPLVLLPAGTGNLLARNLGITLNRLPEAVQLAVTGEDRAIDMGTALLRRPDGSTEQHTFVVMVGIGLDAKMIAATNPELKKRVGWLAYVEAIARIARDVDAVKLSYSLDGSPTRSTSVHTLLIGNCGALPGNVLIMPEAKIDDGLLDVAAMRPRNLWGWVRVGTAVVWENGVLRKSRAGRRLMAADKRVRVLRYFQGRRADLRFEKPEEFEIDGEEMGLVTTLSVRVEPASLVVRVPRDVSPERAGISSAPAPE; encoded by the coding sequence ATGTCTCCCGATCAGACGTCCTCCGGCGCACACGTCGCCGTCATCTTCAACCCCGTGAAGGTGGACATCGACGAGCTGCGCGCCGAGGTCGCCCTCGCCGAGGAAGAGGCGGGCTGGAACGCCACCCTCTGGCTCGAGACGAGCGTCGACGACCCGGGGCAGGGCATGGCGAAGGAGGCGATCGCGAGCGGGGCATCCGTCGTTCTCGCCGCCGGCGGCGACGGCACCGTGCGCGCGGTCGCCGAGGGAATGATGAACTCGGGCGTGCCCCTGGTCCTACTGCCCGCGGGCACCGGCAATCTGCTCGCCCGCAACCTCGGCATCACCCTCAACCGCCTGCCCGAGGCCGTGCAGCTCGCCGTCACCGGCGAGGATCGCGCCATCGACATGGGCACGGCGCTGCTGCGCCGCCCCGACGGCTCGACCGAGCAGCACACCTTCGTCGTCATGGTCGGCATCGGTCTCGACGCCAAGATGATCGCCGCCACCAACCCCGAGCTGAAGAAGAGGGTCGGCTGGCTCGCCTACGTCGAGGCGATCGCGCGCATCGCCCGCGACGTCGACGCCGTGAAGCTGTCGTACTCGCTCGACGGCTCGCCCACCCGCTCGACGAGCGTGCACACCCTGCTCATCGGCAACTGCGGCGCCCTGCCCGGCAACGTGCTGATCATGCCCGAGGCGAAGATCGACGACGGGCTGCTCGACGTCGCCGCCATGCGCCCCCGCAACCTCTGGGGCTGGGTGCGCGTCGGCACCGCGGTGGTGTGGGAGAACGGCGTGCTGCGCAAGTCGCGCGCCGGCCGCCGCCTCATGGCCGCCGACAAGCGGGTGCGGGTGCTGCGGTACTTCCAGGGGCGCCGTGCCGACCTGCGCTTCGAGAAGCCCGAGGAGTTCGAGATCGACGGCGAGGAGATGGGGCTCGTCACGACCCTGAGCGTGCGGGTCGAGCCGGCCTCGCTCGTCGTGCGCGTGCCGCGCGACGTCTCGCCGGAGCGCGCCGGCATCAGCTCGGCGCCCGCGCCGGAGTAG
- a CDS encoding LCP family protein, with amino-acid sequence MAERTRDRTLRSLPTARVRHGRQRRAAWWSTALKVVGATMAVVLVSGASVAAIALNNLTSNIDVAQLTDADGNVREIPQVGEWEGGFNVLIVGVDNAEGQTVGESRDTTLNDVNMLVHVAEDQQSAVAVSIPRDLVIRHPGCPQEDGSISSPLSAQPLNVAYGQGGLNCVVLTVEALTGLDIPYAAQISFDGVAMMSTAVGGVDVCITEPIRDRDADLYLETAGTHTVEGYQALAFLRTRYGVGDGSDLSRISSQQVYLSSLMRKVQNEGVLADPTAVYGIATVATQAMKLSPSLSSVDTMVSMALALRNIPTENITFVQYPATTGLGGVYTNKAAPLEDLADQLFQRIANDESFVLAADATGNGSTLDPNAPVAPPTETPVETPAATDPAAPVDPAAPVDPSAAPTESAAPEAPVLDGVLGQTADQYTCSVAN; translated from the coding sequence ATGGCCGAGCGCACGCGCGACCGCACGTTGCGATCCCTGCCGACGGCGCGCGTGCGCCACGGCCGCCAGCGCCGCGCGGCGTGGTGGTCGACGGCCCTCAAGGTCGTCGGCGCGACCATGGCCGTCGTGCTCGTGAGCGGAGCATCCGTCGCCGCCATCGCCCTCAACAACCTGACCTCGAACATCGACGTCGCCCAGCTCACCGACGCCGACGGCAACGTGCGCGAGATCCCGCAGGTCGGCGAGTGGGAGGGCGGCTTTAACGTGCTCATCGTCGGCGTCGACAACGCCGAGGGCCAGACCGTCGGCGAGAGCAGGGACACGACGTTGAACGACGTCAACATGCTCGTGCACGTCGCCGAGGACCAGCAGTCGGCGGTCGCGGTATCGATCCCGCGGGACCTCGTCATCAGACACCCCGGATGCCCGCAGGAGGACGGTTCGATCAGCTCGCCGTTGAGCGCTCAACCCCTCAACGTCGCCTACGGGCAGGGCGGTCTGAACTGCGTCGTCCTCACGGTCGAGGCGCTCACCGGGCTCGATATCCCCTACGCCGCGCAGATCTCGTTCGACGGCGTGGCCATGATGTCGACCGCCGTCGGCGGGGTCGACGTCTGCATCACGGAGCCGATCCGGGATCGCGATGCCGATCTCTACCTCGAGACGGCCGGAACGCACACCGTCGAGGGGTACCAGGCCCTCGCCTTCCTGCGCACGCGCTACGGCGTCGGCGACGGCAGCGATCTGAGCCGCATCTCCTCGCAGCAGGTCTACCTCTCCTCCCTCATGCGCAAGGTGCAGAACGAGGGCGTGCTCGCCGACCCGACCGCGGTCTACGGCATCGCCACCGTCGCCACGCAGGCGATGAAGCTGTCGCCCAGTCTCTCGAGCGTCGACACGATGGTGTCGATGGCGCTCGCGCTGCGGAACATCCCCACCGAGAACATCACCTTCGTGCAGTACCCGGCCACGACCGGACTCGGGGGCGTGTACACGAACAAGGCGGCTCCGCTGGAGGATCTCGCCGACCAGCTCTTCCAGCGCATCGCGAACGACGAGTCCTTCGTGCTCGCCGCGGACGCGACGGGGAACGGTTCCACGCTCGACCCGAACGCGCCCGTCGCGCCGCCGACCGAGACCCCCGTGGAGACCCCCGCGGCCACCGATCCCGCCGCGCCGGTCGATCCCGCCGCACCGGTCGACCCGAGCGCCGCTCCGACCGAGTCCGCCGCGCCCGAGGCGCCCGTGCTCGACGGCGTGCTCGGTCAGACGGCGGACCAGTACACGTGCTCGGTGGCGAACTGA
- the pheA gene encoding prephenate dehydratase: MSAAPDATPVYSYLGPVGTFTWEALRQVPEAEGAAWRGVSNVGEALDDVMSGRSVAAMIAIENSVEGGVSATQDALATIPGLRIIGEYLVPVSFVLVGRPGTALADVRVIAAHPVAYAQCRRFLESQLPTHGHVPAASNVAAATSLLSSELAEAAIAPPGITDHHPLQLLAENIGDNPNAVTRFVLVSRTLGLPERTGADKTSIIVELPDDAPGRLLEMLEQFATRGVNMSLLESRPIGDALGRYRFVIDLDGHVHDERVADALLGLKRFSPAVMFLGSYPRADRQQIEVVSQYGDDVFTDARDWLRGILSGEPEA; this comes from the coding sequence ATGAGCGCAGCCCCCGACGCGACCCCGGTCTACAGCTACCTGGGCCCCGTCGGCACCTTCACCTGGGAGGCCCTGCGGCAGGTGCCCGAGGCCGAGGGCGCCGCCTGGCGGGGCGTCAGCAACGTGGGCGAGGCGCTCGACGACGTCATGTCGGGGCGCAGCGTCGCCGCGATGATCGCGATCGAGAACTCGGTCGAGGGCGGCGTGAGCGCGACGCAGGATGCTCTGGCCACGATCCCCGGACTGCGCATCATCGGCGAGTACCTGGTGCCGGTGAGCTTCGTACTCGTCGGTCGGCCCGGAACGGCTCTCGCCGACGTGCGGGTCATCGCCGCGCATCCCGTCGCCTACGCCCAGTGCCGCCGGTTCCTGGAATCGCAGCTGCCCACGCACGGCCACGTGCCCGCCGCCTCGAACGTCGCCGCGGCGACCAGCCTGCTGAGCTCCGAGCTCGCCGAGGCCGCGATCGCGCCCCCGGGCATCACCGACCACCACCCGCTGCAGCTGCTCGCCGAGAACATCGGCGACAACCCGAACGCCGTCACGCGCTTCGTGCTCGTGAGCCGCACCCTCGGCCTGCCCGAGCGCACGGGTGCCGACAAGACGAGCATCATCGTGGAGCTGCCCGATGACGCCCCCGGGCGCCTGCTCGAGATGCTCGAGCAGTTCGCCACCCGCGGCGTCAACATGAGCCTGCTCGAGTCGCGGCCCATCGGCGACGCCCTCGGCCGGTACCGCTTCGTCATCGACCTCGACGGGCACGTGCACGACGAGCGCGTCGCCGACGCCCTGCTCGGCCTCAAGCGGTTCAGCCCCGCCGTGATGTTCCTCGGCTCGTACCCGCGGGCCGACCGGCAGCAGATCGAGGTCGTCTCGCAGTACGGCGACGACGTCTTCACGGATGCGCGCGACTGGCTGCGGGGCATCCTCTCGGGCGAGCCCGAGGCGTAG
- the serS gene encoding serine--tRNA ligase — protein sequence MIDPQLLRENPELVKASQRARRAPVERVDEAVAADLARREAITAFEALRAEQNAHGKTVAKAPKEEKAALVAQAQELSARVKQAQQAAAEAEEAFASIAGGLPNVVLDGVPEGGEDDFVTLREVGAKPAFDFEARDHLELGELLDAIDIPRGVKVSGSRFYFLKGIGARLELALMTMALDRALEAGFTPLITPTLVKPEVMRGTGFLGEHADEVYHLPADDLYLTGTSEVALAGYHADEILDLSDGPLRYAGWSTCYRREAGSYGRDTRGIIRVHQFQKLEMFSYIDPADAEAEHERLLALQEGMLQSLGLSYRVIDTAAGDLGTSAARKFDVEAWVPTQGAYRELTSTSNCTTYQARRLDIRHRGESGKTAPVATLNGTLATTRWIVAILETHQRADGSVVVPDALRPYLGGLEIMEPKR from the coding sequence GTGATCGACCCCCAGCTGCTGCGTGAGAATCCCGAGCTCGTCAAAGCCTCCCAGCGCGCACGCCGCGCCCCCGTCGAGAGGGTCGACGAGGCGGTCGCCGCCGACCTCGCCCGCCGCGAGGCCATCACCGCGTTCGAGGCGCTGCGCGCCGAGCAGAACGCGCACGGCAAGACCGTCGCGAAGGCTCCCAAGGAGGAGAAGGCGGCGCTCGTCGCGCAGGCGCAGGAGCTGTCGGCCCGCGTGAAGCAGGCGCAGCAGGCGGCGGCCGAGGCCGAGGAGGCTTTCGCGAGCATCGCGGGCGGGCTGCCCAACGTCGTGCTCGACGGCGTTCCCGAGGGCGGGGAGGACGACTTCGTCACGCTGCGCGAGGTCGGCGCGAAGCCCGCCTTCGACTTCGAGGCCCGCGACCACCTCGAGCTCGGCGAGCTGCTCGACGCCATCGACATCCCCCGCGGCGTGAAGGTCTCGGGCTCGCGCTTCTACTTCCTCAAGGGCATCGGCGCCCGCCTCGAGCTCGCGCTCATGACCATGGCCCTCGATCGCGCACTCGAGGCCGGCTTCACGCCCCTCATCACCCCGACGCTCGTCAAGCCCGAGGTCATGCGCGGCACCGGGTTCCTCGGTGAGCACGCCGACGAGGTCTACCACCTGCCCGCCGACGACCTCTACCTCACCGGCACGAGCGAGGTCGCCCTCGCCGGCTACCACGCCGACGAGATCCTCGACCTCAGCGACGGCCCGCTGCGCTACGCCGGCTGGAGCACCTGCTACCGCCGCGAGGCCGGCAGCTACGGGCGCGACACCCGCGGCATCATCCGGGTGCACCAGTTCCAGAAGCTCGAGATGTTCAGCTACATCGACCCCGCCGACGCCGAGGCCGAGCACGAGCGCCTGCTCGCCCTGCAGGAGGGCATGCTGCAGAGCCTCGGCCTCAGCTACCGCGTCATCGACACCGCCGCCGGCGACCTCGGCACGAGCGCCGCCCGCAAGTTCGACGTCGAGGCCTGGGTGCCCACGCAGGGCGCGTACCGCGAGCTCACGAGCACGAGCAACTGCACCACGTACCAGGCGCGCCGGCTCGACATCCGCCACCGGGGCGAGAGCGGCAAGACCGCGCCCGTCGCGACGCTCAACGGCACGCTCGCGACGACCCGCTGGATCGTCGCCATCCTCGAGACCCATCAGCGGGCCGACGGCTCGGTGGTGGTGCCGGATGCCCTGCGCCCGTACCTCGGCGGCCTCGAGATCATGGAGCCGAAGCGATGA
- a CDS encoding endo-1,4-beta-xylanase, translating to MPRHRFSKTFVAAAAALALVAAPMTAASAADVVLSDDDFTSPLSSSWRQSGGPTLSIAEVDGDPALQVANRANDFDGIETAPGVLDAGQTYSVSMRVRLDDAAAGPANLKIVYVPGYTTMGAEVPVTSDAWTTLSGQFTVAAGVSDAKVYIGSAPLAGPYTYFVDDLVLTQIDAPEQTPITPSPGIAPGGYPNPSTTEVATAQGTGNVAALTFDDGPAADTPALLDFLAEEGISAAFCVIGSQIEAPGGAELLRRIVAEGHVLCNHSTGFDDMGGYSVEQAQADLEQTLTIIRTALGDDDAPVPFFRAPNGSWGQTKQVAVALGMQPLAVTNTIQDWDGNDLSVETLEANIRTAMQPGQILLAHDGPANRANTVAAMRTVVTERLAEGWSFTLPTGTPAAVDPGTPGATVISTSFEEGLDGWQLRRSSNVTVAPTLETTTDQARTGTSSAVVANRGNQGDGIGFPVIGTLLPGVTYDLSAWVRFAPGQTAGDVWVTLQADSSFQTVAQATGFTNNGWTELTASVTMPTSELTTGLLYFETAYVAPPATGNISTFYVDDISVTQAEELVIQELEPIKDTVPFPVGVAIDSRETAGAQSQLVQRHFDQLSSENFMKPEAFYTAQGEFSPSPEGDLLMQYALDNGNRVWGHTLVWHAQTPAFFFQDESGAPLTDSEADQAILAERMRTHIYSVAEYYATEFGEYGAENPIIAFDVVNEVVNDGGQFDDGLRRSEWYRILGEDFIDLAFQYADEAFNDVYAAEGSDRPVTLFINDYNTEQQGKQNRMYALLERLIERGVPVDGIGHQFHVSLSFPVAELGATIDRFSDLPLTQAVTELDVTTGTPETEALFIDQGYYYRDAFRDFRERAEELFSVTIWGLTDNRSWRAANGGPLLFDARLQAKPAYYGVIDGELEAPQRVANVFQGEVGLGEVDSPEWDRLPLEIVEGETAFQLRWSGSILTAYVTVDDATDQATDAVTFEYEGETVTVERGDEGTVAREGGYDLVVPLTLPAAATEGDLLAFDLRVTDGTTTVGWNSEGVLGTLTLLEALSFTETVAAEGDVVIDGGIDEAWAAANSFTTAKQVEGATGAQAEVRTLWRDSTLYVLAEVADPIVDVTGSDPWIQDSVEMYIDAGNVKNGPYRYDDMQVRISAENVVSFGVGDEGFQRGRVESATTPVEGGYIVEAAISLLDSAGEGTFHGLDVQVNDAANGARSSITNWADPSGAGYQSTSRWGVAQLVGSGEVVPDGPVVSIGAGSVAAGGAVRVELAGFEPGDEVSLELGAAGIQPASLSAAALSPSAVLQTVTVGDDGTAAVTLTVPAATAPGAYVLSAIVDGVVLADAPLTVTAAATGGGAAPDGAGSGGGALAVTGAEAAGIIALALLLLALGVAALVVARRREARLP from the coding sequence ATGCCTCGGCATCGATTCTCGAAAACTTTCGTCGCGGCAGCCGCCGCACTGGCTCTCGTCGCGGCACCGATGACGGCGGCCTCGGCTGCCGATGTCGTGCTCTCCGACGACGACTTCACCTCGCCGCTCAGCAGCTCCTGGCGGCAGAGCGGCGGCCCGACCCTCTCCATCGCCGAGGTCGACGGCGACCCGGCCCTGCAGGTCGCGAACCGCGCCAACGACTTCGACGGCATCGAGACGGCCCCCGGCGTGCTCGACGCCGGGCAGACCTACTCGGTCTCGATGCGCGTGCGCCTGGACGACGCCGCCGCCGGCCCGGCGAACCTCAAGATCGTCTACGTGCCGGGCTACACGACGATGGGCGCCGAGGTGCCCGTGACGAGCGACGCCTGGACGACGCTCTCGGGCCAGTTCACGGTCGCCGCGGGCGTGAGCGACGCGAAGGTCTACATCGGCTCCGCGCCTCTCGCCGGCCCGTACACGTACTTCGTCGACGACCTCGTGCTCACCCAGATCGACGCCCCCGAGCAGACCCCGATAACGCCGAGCCCCGGCATCGCCCCGGGCGGATACCCGAACCCGAGCACCACCGAGGTCGCCACCGCGCAGGGCACCGGGAACGTCGCCGCCCTCACCTTCGACGACGGCCCGGCTGCGGACACGCCGGCGCTGCTCGACTTCCTCGCCGAAGAGGGCATCTCCGCCGCTTTCTGCGTCATCGGATCGCAGATCGAGGCGCCGGGCGGCGCCGAGCTGCTCCGGCGCATCGTCGCCGAGGGTCACGTGCTCTGCAACCACTCGACCGGCTTCGACGACATGGGCGGGTACTCCGTCGAGCAGGCCCAGGCCGACCTCGAGCAGACCCTCACGATCATCCGCACCGCGCTCGGCGATGACGATGCGCCGGTGCCCTTCTTCCGCGCGCCGAACGGCAGCTGGGGCCAGACCAAGCAGGTCGCCGTCGCCCTCGGCATGCAGCCGCTCGCGGTGACCAACACCATCCAGGACTGGGACGGCAACGACCTGAGCGTCGAGACGCTCGAGGCGAACATCCGCACCGCCATGCAGCCCGGGCAGATCCTGCTCGCCCACGACGGGCCGGCGAACCGCGCGAACACCGTCGCCGCGATGCGGACCGTCGTCACCGAGCGGCTCGCCGAGGGCTGGAGCTTCACGCTGCCCACCGGCACGCCCGCCGCGGTCGACCCCGGAACCCCCGGCGCGACCGTCATCAGCACGAGCTTCGAGGAGGGCCTCGACGGCTGGCAGCTGCGCCGCTCGAGCAACGTCACCGTCGCGCCGACCCTCGAGACCACGACCGACCAGGCCCGCACGGGCACCTCCTCGGCCGTCGTCGCGAACCGCGGCAACCAGGGCGACGGCATCGGATTCCCGGTGATCGGCACGCTGCTGCCCGGCGTCACCTACGACCTCTCCGCCTGGGTGCGCTTCGCCCCCGGGCAGACGGCCGGCGACGTGTGGGTGACCCTGCAGGCCGACTCCTCCTTCCAGACGGTCGCCCAGGCCACCGGGTTCACCAACAACGGCTGGACGGAGCTCACCGCCTCGGTGACGATGCCGACCTCCGAGCTCACGACCGGTCTGCTCTACTTCGAGACCGCGTACGTGGCCCCGCCCGCGACGGGCAACATCAGCACCTTCTACGTGGACGACATCTCGGTCACCCAGGCCGAGGAGCTCGTCATCCAGGAGCTCGAGCCGATCAAGGACACCGTGCCGTTCCCCGTCGGCGTCGCGATCGACTCGCGCGAGACCGCCGGAGCGCAGTCGCAGCTCGTGCAGCGCCACTTCGACCAGCTCTCCAGCGAGAACTTCATGAAGCCCGAGGCGTTCTACACCGCCCAGGGCGAGTTCTCGCCGAGCCCCGAGGGCGACCTGCTCATGCAGTACGCGCTCGACAACGGCAACCGCGTCTGGGGCCACACGCTGGTCTGGCACGCGCAGACGCCGGCGTTCTTCTTCCAGGACGAGAGCGGCGCGCCGCTGACGGACTCGGAGGCCGACCAGGCGATCCTCGCCGAGCGCATGCGCACGCACATCTACAGCGTTGCCGAGTACTACGCCACCGAGTTCGGCGAGTACGGCGCCGAGAACCCGATCATCGCGTTCGACGTGGTGAACGAGGTCGTGAACGACGGCGGGCAGTTCGACGACGGCCTGCGCCGCAGCGAGTGGTACCGCATCCTCGGGGAGGACTTCATCGACCTGGCGTTCCAGTACGCCGATGAGGCCTTCAACGACGTCTACGCCGCCGAGGGATCGGACCGCCCGGTCACGCTCTTCATCAACGACTACAACACCGAGCAGCAGGGCAAGCAGAACCGCATGTACGCGCTGCTCGAGCGGCTCATCGAGCGCGGCGTGCCGGTCGACGGCATCGGGCACCAGTTCCACGTCAGCCTGTCGTTCCCGGTCGCCGAGCTCGGTGCCACGATCGACCGGTTCTCCGACCTGCCGCTCACGCAGGCCGTCACCGAGCTCGACGTCACGACGGGCACGCCCGAGACCGAGGCGCTGTTCATCGACCAGGGGTACTACTACCGCGACGCGTTCCGCGACTTCCGCGAGCGCGCCGAGGAGCTGTTCTCCGTCACCATCTGGGGTCTGACCGACAACCGCAGCTGGCGCGCCGCCAACGGCGGACCGCTGCTGTTCGACGCGCGCCTGCAGGCGAAGCCCGCCTACTACGGGGTGATCGACGGCGAGCTCGAGGCCCCGCAGCGCGTGGCGAACGTGTTCCAGGGCGAGGTCGGCCTCGGCGAGGTCGACTCGCCCGAGTGGGATCGTCTGCCGCTCGAGATCGTGGAGGGGGAGACCGCGTTCCAGCTGCGCTGGAGCGGGAGCATCCTCACCGCCTACGTCACCGTCGACGACGCGACCGACCAGGCGACCGACGCCGTGACCTTCGAGTACGAGGGCGAGACCGTCACGGTCGAGCGCGGCGACGAGGGCACGGTCGCGCGGGAGGGCGGCTACGACCTGGTCGTGCCGCTGACCCTGCCGGCCGCGGCGACCGAGGGCGATCTGCTCGCGTTCGACCTGCGCGTCACCGACGGCACGACGACGGTCGGCTGGAACAGCGAGGGCGTTCTCGGAACGCTCACGCTGCTCGAGGCGCTCTCGTTCACCGAGACCGTTGCCGCCGAGGGCGACGTCGTCATCGACGGCGGCATCGACGAGGCCTGGGCCGCGGCGAACAGCTTCACCACCGCCAAGCAGGTCGAGGGCGCGACGGGCGCGCAGGCCGAGGTGCGCACCCTGTGGCGCGACTCGACCCTGTACGTGCTCGCCGAGGTCGCCGACCCGATCGTCGACGTCACCGGATCCGACCCCTGGATCCAGGACTCGGTCGAGATGTACATCGACGCCGGCAACGTGAAGAACGGCCCCTACCGCTACGACGACATGCAGGTGCGCATCAGCGCCGAGAACGTCGTGTCGTTCGGCGTCGGCGACGAGGGCTTCCAGCGGGGCCGCGTCGAGTCGGCGACGACCCCGGTCGAGGGCGGCTACATCGTCGAGGCGGCGATCAGCCTGCTCGACTCCGCCGGCGAGGGCACGTTCCACGGCCTCGACGTGCAGGTCAACGACGCGGCGAACGGCGCGCGCAGCTCCATCACCAACTGGGCCGACCCCTCGGGGGCCGGCTACCAGTCGACCTCCCGCTGGGGCGTCGCGCAGCTGGTCGGCTCGGGCGAGGTCGTCCCCGACGGACCGGTCGTCTCGATCGGCGCCGGCTCGGTGGCGGCGGGCGGCGCGGTGCGCGTCGAGCTCGCGGGCTTCGAGCCGGGCGACGAGGTGTCGCTCGAGCTCGGCGCGGCGGGCATCCAGCCGGCCTCGCTCTCGGCGGCGGCGCTGTCGCCCTCGGCGGTTCTGCAGACGGTCACCGTCGGCGACGACGGCACCGCGGCGGTGACGCTGACCGTTCCCGCCGCAACCGCGCCCGGCGCGTACGTGCTGAGCGCGATCGTCGACGGCGTGGTGCTGGCGGATGCTCCGCTCACCGTCACCGCGGCGGCCACCGGCGGCGGGGCCGCACCCGACGGCGCGGGCTCGGGAGGCGGCGCGCTCGCCGTCACCGGGGCCGAGGCGGCCGGGATCATCGCGCTCGCGCTGCTCCTGCTCGCCCTCGGAGTCGCGGCGCTGGTGGTCGCCCGTCGCCGCGAGGCGCGCCTGCCTTAG
- a CDS encoding HAD family hydrolase — translation MSASTVAPEQRWLVALDIDGTVLHEDGSLPDAALAEITRLRDAGHEVMLATGRSVAMTMPVLERLDIAPEYVVCSNGAITLRRDESAPTGYRREHVETFDPSGVLESIRPHLSQANYAVEDETGMYRYTGWFPDGALGAVSEEVPFERLAYEPATRVVVISPGHAMEEFLAAVELMGLHQVSYNVGWTAWLDIAPDGVNKSTALERVRDALAIDPRRVLAVGDGRNDIEMLAWAVAGGGRGVAMGQAPEEVVAAASETTARDTADGLAKALAALV, via the coding sequence ATGAGCGCGAGCACCGTCGCCCCGGAGCAGCGCTGGCTCGTCGCCCTCGATATCGACGGCACCGTGCTGCACGAGGACGGCTCGCTGCCCGACGCGGCGCTCGCCGAGATCACCCGCCTGCGCGACGCCGGCCACGAGGTCATGCTCGCCACCGGGCGCTCGGTCGCGATGACCATGCCGGTGCTCGAGCGGCTCGATATCGCTCCCGAGTACGTGGTCTGCTCGAACGGGGCCATCACGCTGCGCCGCGACGAGAGCGCCCCGACGGGGTACCGGCGCGAGCACGTCGAGACCTTCGACCCCTCGGGGGTGCTGGAGAGCATCCGCCCGCATCTCAGCCAGGCGAACTACGCCGTCGAGGACGAGACCGGCATGTACCGCTACACCGGCTGGTTCCCCGACGGCGCGCTCGGCGCCGTGAGCGAGGAGGTGCCGTTCGAGCGCCTCGCCTACGAGCCCGCCACCCGCGTCGTCGTCATCAGCCCCGGGCACGCGATGGAGGAGTTCCTCGCCGCCGTCGAGCTCATGGGCCTGCACCAGGTCAGCTACAACGTCGGCTGGACGGCCTGGCTCGACATCGCGCCCGACGGTGTCAACAAGTCCACCGCTCTCGAGCGGGTTCGGGATGCCCTCGCCATCGATCCCCGTCGCGTGCTCGCCGTCGGCGACGGCCGCAACGACATCGAGATGCTCGCCTGGGCGGTCGCCGGCGGCGGGCGCGGCGTGGCGATGGGGCAGGCTCCCGAGGAGGTCGTCGCCGCGGCGTCGGAGACGACGGCGCGCGACACCGCGGACGGCCTGGCGAAGGCGCTCGCCGCTCTGGTGTAG